One part of the Salinimonas iocasae genome encodes these proteins:
- a CDS encoding glycogen/starch/alpha-glucan phosphorylase → MNAKAGNASQASSLPDVKISKGDFKAAIIRHLHSTLGTDENKANNHAWWKATCAAIQENVLEGLRRTQKTHYMNDTRAVHYFSAEFLMGRLLSNNMQNFGLYDVAHGALKELGVELADVLEEEPDMALGNGGLGRLAACFIDSLATMELPAIGYGIHYEHGLFRQEIKSGAQIERPDSWRDYGNPWEICRPESIQEVSLFGYVETKYGDNGGIKKEWHPGSIVKGVPWDIPVVGYGGKTVNVLRLWQSEASDYFNWDVFNAGGYVDAQRENIQAETISKVLYPNDETEAGKELRLIQQYFFCSCSLKDIIRRYKRAHGDDWSRFKEQVVIQLNDTHPAIAIPELMRILVDRAELDWDTAWDISTHVFAYTNHTLLPEALEKWPARMLEKILPRHLEIIYEINHRFMNEVDKKWPGDNSKKAKLSIIEEGPEKMVRMGHLSVIGSFKVNGVAELHSRLVKENLFPDFDALWPDKLTNVTNGITPRRWLKACNPLLSELVDKKVGEDWPLNLKKLEGLAKHATNKTFQKSFMSVKQKNKQLLADEIYASTGIQVDTNAIFDIQIKRLHEYKRQHLNLLHIMALYRRILENPDYDMHPRVFIFGAKAAPGYKLAKDIIFAINKVADKVNNDPRVGNKLKVVFLPNYRVSLAEKMIPACDVSEQISTAGKEASGTGNMKLALNGAVTIGTLDGANVEIAEEVGEDNIFIFGMTVEDVNALKASGYNPKDYYYKDAEIKAILDWLETDYFTPGKPGALVSIKQSLLDLGDPFFVLADFRAYSDAQIEVDKAYRDKARWAEMVIINTAMMGKFTSDRSIQDYVDRVWRLDSCAVEQQKIR, encoded by the coding sequence ATGAACGCGAAAGCTGGCAATGCTTCTCAGGCATCTTCCTTACCTGATGTGAAAATCAGTAAAGGCGATTTCAAAGCCGCTATCATCCGCCATTTGCACTCGACACTTGGCACAGACGAAAACAAAGCTAACAACCATGCTTGGTGGAAGGCCACTTGCGCTGCTATTCAGGAAAACGTGCTGGAAGGGTTACGCCGTACCCAGAAAACGCACTATATGAATGACACACGCGCGGTGCATTATTTCTCCGCCGAGTTTTTGATGGGTCGCTTGCTTTCAAACAACATGCAGAACTTCGGCCTTTACGATGTTGCTCACGGTGCGCTAAAGGAGCTGGGTGTAGAACTGGCTGATGTGCTTGAAGAAGAGCCAGATATGGCGCTGGGCAATGGTGGCCTTGGCCGTCTGGCGGCATGCTTTATTGATTCCCTGGCGACCATGGAATTACCTGCTATCGGCTATGGTATTCACTATGAGCACGGTCTATTCAGACAGGAAATTAAAAGTGGCGCCCAGATTGAACGCCCGGACAGCTGGCGCGATTACGGAAATCCATGGGAAATATGCCGGCCTGAATCCATTCAGGAAGTGTCTCTGTTTGGTTATGTAGAAACTAAATACGGCGATAATGGCGGTATTAAAAAAGAATGGCACCCTGGCTCTATTGTTAAAGGTGTTCCATGGGATATCCCGGTAGTCGGGTACGGCGGCAAAACCGTGAATGTTCTTCGTTTGTGGCAATCAGAAGCGTCGGACTATTTCAACTGGGATGTTTTCAACGCGGGTGGCTATGTAGATGCGCAGCGTGAAAACATTCAGGCAGAAACTATTTCAAAAGTACTGTACCCCAATGATGAGACCGAAGCCGGCAAAGAGCTTCGTCTGATACAGCAGTATTTCTTCTGTTCGTGTTCACTTAAAGACATTATTCGTCGCTACAAACGCGCACACGGTGACGACTGGAGTCGTTTTAAAGAACAGGTAGTCATTCAGTTAAATGATACGCACCCGGCAATCGCTATTCCGGAGCTAATGCGAATTCTGGTGGATCGCGCGGAACTGGACTGGGATACTGCATGGGACATCAGCACACATGTTTTTGCCTATACCAATCACACCTTATTACCAGAAGCACTGGAGAAGTGGCCGGCCAGAATGCTGGAAAAAATTCTGCCCAGACACCTCGAGATCATTTACGAGATCAATCATCGTTTCATGAACGAGGTTGATAAAAAGTGGCCGGGCGATAACAGCAAAAAAGCTAAGCTGTCTATCATTGAGGAAGGTCCGGAGAAAATGGTACGCATGGGTCATCTTTCTGTCATCGGGTCATTTAAAGTTAACGGTGTAGCCGAGCTGCACTCGCGACTGGTAAAAGAAAATCTTTTCCCGGATTTCGACGCACTTTGGCCAGACAAACTGACTAATGTCACCAACGGCATCACGCCGCGGCGCTGGCTGAAAGCATGTAACCCGCTATTGTCTGAACTGGTCGACAAAAAAGTGGGTGAAGACTGGCCGCTTAATTTGAAAAAGCTGGAAGGGCTGGCAAAACACGCCACCAACAAAACATTCCAGAAGTCGTTCATGAGCGTGAAGCAGAAAAATAAACAGCTTCTGGCCGACGAGATCTATGCATCTACAGGCATTCAGGTCGATACCAACGCCATTTTTGATATTCAGATTAAGCGCCTGCATGAGTATAAGCGGCAGCATCTTAATCTGCTGCATATTATGGCACTGTACCGTCGCATTCTGGAGAATCCGGATTACGATATGCATCCCCGGGTGTTTATCTTCGGCGCAAAAGCCGCACCTGGCTACAAGCTGGCTAAAGACATTATCTTCGCTATAAATAAAGTAGCAGATAAGGTCAACAATGATCCGCGGGTGGGTAATAAGCTTAAAGTTGTGTTCCTGCCGAATTATCGGGTATCGCTTGCTGAAAAAATGATTCCTGCATGTGATGTTTCGGAGCAAATCAGTACAGCCGGAAAAGAAGCATCGGGTACTGGTAACATGAAACTGGCGCTAAATGGTGCGGTAACTATCGGTACGCTGGATGGTGCGAATGTCGAGATTGCTGAGGAAGTTGGCGAGGACAATATTTTCATCTTCGGAATGACCGTCGAAGACGTCAACGCGTTGAAAGCCAGTGGTTACAATCCTAAAGACTACTACTACAAAGATGCCGAGATTAAAGCCATTCTGGACTGGCTGGAGACCGACTATTTTACACCCGGAAAGCCCGGCGCACTGGTTTCTATCAAACAGAGCCTGCTGGATTTAGGTGACCCATTCTTCGTGCTGGCCGATTTCAGAGCCTACTCAGATGCTCAGATTGAGGTAGATAAAGCTTATCGCGACAAAGCACGCTGGGCTGAAATGGTCATCATTAATACGGCGATGATGGGGAAATTCACCTCAGACCGTTCAATTCAGGACTATGTCGATCGTGTGTGGAGACTGGATTCCTGTGCTGTGGAACAGCAGAAGATTCGTTAA
- the pgm gene encoding phosphoglucomutase (alpha-D-glucose-1,6-bisphosphate-dependent): MAQHSQAGQPAAPEQLINVAELVGQYYSYTPDPMNKAEAVSFGTSGHRGSASLATFNDVHIAAICQALAEYRQHENITGPLFIGKDTHALSEPAMMTAIEVLSANDIPVVIQRSDNASMGYTPTPVISRTIIRYNQSRTEGFADGVVITPSHNPPADGGFKYNPPHGGPADSDATSVIQKRANALIGDKNAGVKRLPLREALASDLVSEDDFMEPYIDDLAKVVDMQAISQAGLKLGTDPLGGAGVGYWERIAEKYNLNIEVVNKKVDPQFGFMRRDKDGKLRMDCSSAFAMAGLIELKDRFDLAWGNDPDFDRHGIVCKSAGLMNPNHYLAVAINYLFNNRPDWSASLKVGKTLVSSSMIDRVATSLERELAEMPVGFKWFVEGMSKGTIGFAGEESAGGIFLQRDGKTWATDKDGFILCLLAAEILAVTGKDPGEHYQTLTEKFGEPVYQRIDVAASLEQKAKLSNMDKSVVTSQTLAGDPIINVQTHAPGNNAAIGGVKVSTENGWFAARPSGTEQIYKIYAESFKGEAHLQKLIDEAEQLVGKIIE; the protein is encoded by the coding sequence ATGGCACAGCACAGTCAGGCAGGCCAGCCTGCCGCCCCCGAGCAGCTTATCAATGTTGCGGAATTAGTTGGTCAGTATTATAGCTACACCCCGGACCCGATGAATAAAGCAGAAGCTGTCAGCTTCGGTACATCCGGGCACAGGGGAAGTGCCAGTCTGGCCACATTTAATGATGTGCACATAGCGGCTATTTGTCAGGCACTGGCGGAGTATCGTCAGCACGAGAATATTACCGGACCGTTATTTATCGGAAAGGACACCCACGCATTATCTGAACCGGCAATGATGACTGCGATTGAAGTGCTTAGTGCCAATGACATCCCAGTGGTGATTCAGCGAAGCGATAATGCCAGTATGGGATATACCCCCACGCCGGTCATATCCCGCACCATTATTCGCTACAATCAGTCCCGCACAGAAGGATTTGCTGACGGTGTGGTCATTACGCCTTCTCATAACCCGCCCGCAGACGGTGGTTTCAAATACAACCCACCGCATGGTGGACCGGCTGACAGCGATGCCACGAGCGTTATTCAAAAACGGGCAAACGCCCTTATTGGTGACAAGAATGCCGGCGTAAAGCGATTGCCACTGCGTGAAGCTCTGGCCAGCGATTTGGTTAGCGAAGATGATTTTATGGAACCCTATATTGACGATTTGGCAAAGGTTGTCGATATGCAGGCTATTAGTCAGGCCGGACTGAAGTTGGGAACCGATCCTCTGGGTGGTGCCGGGGTAGGGTACTGGGAGCGTATTGCTGAAAAATATAACCTTAACATCGAAGTGGTTAATAAGAAGGTCGATCCGCAGTTCGGGTTTATGCGCAGAGACAAGGACGGTAAATTGCGTATGGACTGTTCCTCTGCGTTTGCGATGGCCGGTTTAATTGAATTAAAAGACCGGTTCGACCTTGCATGGGGCAACGACCCTGACTTTGACCGACACGGCATCGTATGCAAAAGCGCAGGCCTGATGAACCCTAATCATTATCTTGCTGTTGCAATTAACTATCTTTTTAACAATCGCCCGGATTGGTCGGCTTCGCTTAAAGTCGGTAAAACACTGGTTTCCAGTTCCATGATCGACCGCGTCGCAACGTCGCTTGAGCGTGAGTTGGCCGAAATGCCGGTTGGCTTTAAGTGGTTTGTAGAGGGAATGAGTAAGGGCACCATCGGCTTTGCCGGCGAAGAAAGCGCCGGAGGCATCTTTCTTCAGCGCGATGGCAAAACCTGGGCAACGGATAAAGACGGCTTCATCTTATGCCTGTTAGCTGCAGAGATCTTAGCTGTGACCGGTAAAGACCCGGGTGAACACTACCAGACACTCACTGAAAAGTTTGGCGAGCCGGTATACCAGCGAATAGATGTGGCTGCATCGTTGGAGCAAAAGGCTAAGCTATCTAATATGGATAAGTCGGTGGTTACCAGCCAGACGCTGGCAGGCGATCCGATAATAAATGTGCAAACACATGCGCCGGGCAATAACGCTGCAATAGGTGGTGTGAAAGTATCTACAGAAAACGGCTGGTTCGCTGCAAGACCTTCCGGCACTGAGCAAATCTACAAAATTTATGCAGAAAGCTTCAAAGGTGAAGCTCACTTACAGAAACTCATTGATGAAGCTGAGCAATTAGTCGGCAAAATTATCGAGTGA
- the seqA gene encoding replication initiation negative regulator SeqA: MKSIDIDDDLYAYIAGQTKHIGESASDILRRLLMDGAAQKVSADGKSVLQAKTAETTPAKSQEKKLSTSATSKPASQAAGKPSSTRDAVAKPAAPEGKDITSRLSKDVLEPYTKRVDLFLFILAQLHDLQPQTFAQVEQIKGKNRIYFATSKDALLKTGSSTNPKQIPDSPYWVVTNNNTAKKIAMLEQVLQVLGYDAETRELVVNRFA; encoded by the coding sequence ATGAAAAGTATTGATATAGATGATGATTTATATGCGTATATAGCCGGGCAAACAAAGCATATCGGCGAAAGCGCTTCAGACATTCTGCGCCGCTTGCTGATGGATGGCGCTGCACAGAAGGTCAGTGCTGATGGAAAATCGGTACTGCAGGCGAAGACCGCCGAGACTACACCTGCTAAATCTCAGGAAAAGAAGCTGTCTACCTCTGCAACCAGCAAACCAGCTAGTCAGGCTGCAGGCAAACCGTCATCAACCCGCGATGCTGTCGCCAAACCAGCAGCGCCTGAAGGTAAAGACATTACATCGCGGCTGAGTAAGGACGTATTAGAGCCTTATACCAAACGGGTCGATTTGTTTTTGTTTATTCTTGCTCAATTGCATGATCTACAACCTCAAACATTTGCTCAGGTAGAGCAAATAAAGGGCAAAAACCGTATTTATTTCGCAACATCTAAAGATGCATTGCTGAAAACCGGTAGCAGTACGAACCCGAAACAGATACCTGACAGCCCTTACTGGGTCGTTACGAATAACAATACAGCAAAGAAAATAGCGATGCTGGAACAGGTTCTGCAAGTACTTGGCTATGATGCGGAAACGCGGGAATTAGTAGTGAACCGTTTCGCCTGA
- a CDS encoding AAA family ATPase, with protein MIRSDFDALIDALGKHILGKPQQIKLALTCMLAQGHLLIEDLPGMGKTTLSHALARLFNLDYSRIQFTSDLLPSDMLGATIFNAQTQDFVFRPGPVFNQLILADEINRASPKTQSALLESMEEQQVSIDGTTYPLPSPFFVIGTQNPMFQSGTYPLPESQLDRFLMKISLGYPDWEAEKAMLSDSEVKADTVSYHVEQLVDWQQRVKNVHASDAVISYILRLVTMSRTTPGFPHALSPRASKALLQASRAWAFIHNRDHVLPDDIQAVFAAVSEHRLRASYQDTDEDTSLSQRLLESVDPLAA; from the coding sequence ATGATTAGATCAGATTTCGACGCGCTAATTGACGCGCTTGGCAAGCATATACTGGGTAAACCTCAACAAATTAAGCTTGCGCTAACCTGCATGCTGGCGCAGGGTCATCTTTTAATTGAAGATTTACCGGGTATGGGTAAAACAACCCTCTCTCACGCACTCGCCCGCCTCTTTAATCTTGATTATTCACGTATTCAGTTTACCTCAGACTTGCTGCCTTCAGACATGCTGGGCGCGACCATATTTAACGCCCAAACGCAGGATTTTGTATTTCGCCCAGGCCCGGTTTTTAATCAACTGATACTCGCTGATGAAATTAACCGGGCAAGTCCTAAAACCCAAAGTGCGCTGCTTGAGTCAATGGAAGAGCAGCAGGTGAGTATAGATGGCACCACTTATCCACTGCCTTCACCGTTTTTCGTAATTGGCACACAAAACCCGATGTTTCAGTCAGGGACCTATCCATTGCCCGAGTCGCAGCTTGACCGTTTTTTGATGAAAATTTCGCTTGGGTACCCAGATTGGGAAGCAGAAAAGGCGATGCTGAGCGATAGCGAAGTAAAAGCCGATACTGTCAGTTATCATGTCGAACAGCTTGTCGACTGGCAACAACGGGTTAAAAACGTACATGCTTCTGATGCAGTCATTAGCTATATTCTGCGGCTGGTTACCATGAGCAGAACCACCCCGGGTTTTCCTCATGCCTTATCGCCCCGGGCCAGTAAAGCGTTGCTACAGGCCAGCCGTGCGTGGGCTTTCATTCATAATCGTGATCACGTGCTTCCCGATGATATTCAGGCGGTTTTTGCAGCCGTGTCAGAGCACAGATTACGGGCGTCCTATCAGGATACTGACGAGGATACATCGCTTAGCCAGCGCTTGCTGGAAAGTGTCGACCCACTGGCCGCCTAA
- a CDS encoding DUF58 domain-containing protein codes for MFGRLRNRLLLRWLAARIPGHRRHTLNMQSVFIMPTRFGVYFFVLCAALFILGTNYQNNLLLLLCYFFLSVSLVALFTSYQNFARLQIQARGVNTVYAGDEAQFQIQLSSHSHQQPAGQLTIRWWGHKHGIVVDLDEKADEVHLPRATYRRGVFPLPRVTFSSQYPLGLFKCWTHLDFAQPMTVFPRLEPASIHNVSYQQSNGNGATLVAGQEDFDSLRAYREGDPIARIAWKSLARGAEPTVKTFSEPANFNTRLIINPVSQTLEKDISQTAYLVVELTRRQQPFALQIGPLHYTADTGRAHRDKCLRALSTIGTQV; via the coding sequence ATGTTCGGACGGCTTCGAAACCGACTGCTATTACGGTGGCTGGCAGCGCGCATTCCCGGTCACCGTAGGCATACCCTGAATATGCAGTCGGTATTTATTATGCCGACACGCTTTGGTGTGTACTTTTTTGTATTATGCGCAGCGCTATTCATTCTGGGCACAAACTATCAGAACAATCTGCTATTGCTGCTTTGTTATTTTTTTCTTTCCGTTTCTCTGGTTGCGCTATTTACCAGCTATCAGAACTTTGCGCGTTTACAAATCCAGGCCCGCGGGGTCAATACTGTATATGCAGGCGATGAAGCACAGTTTCAAATTCAGCTGTCTTCACACTCGCATCAACAGCCCGCCGGACAGCTAACCATCAGGTGGTGGGGCCACAAACACGGTATTGTTGTAGATTTAGACGAAAAAGCCGACGAAGTCCACCTGCCTCGTGCCACTTACCGTCGTGGGGTGTTTCCCCTGCCCCGGGTAACCTTCAGTTCGCAATACCCGCTTGGCCTTTTCAAATGCTGGACGCATCTTGACTTTGCGCAACCTATGACTGTATTTCCGCGTTTGGAACCTGCCAGTATTCATAACGTCAGTTATCAGCAAAGTAATGGAAACGGTGCGACGCTGGTTGCCGGGCAAGAGGATTTTGACAGTTTACGAGCATATCGTGAAGGCGACCCTATTGCCCGGATAGCGTGGAAGTCATTAGCCAGGGGCGCTGAGCCTACGGTAAAAACGTTCAGCGAGCCGGCAAATTTTAATACCCGGCTTATCATCAACCCTGTTAGCCAGACACTGGAAAAGGACATCAGTCAGACAGCATATCTGGTTGTTGAGCTAACCCGGCGTCAACAGCCATTCGCGCTACAGATAGGCCCTCTTCACTACACCGCAGATACCGGTCGGGCGCATCGTGATAAGTGTCTGCGTGCGTTAAGCACTATCGGAACTCAGGTATGA
- a CDS encoding transglutaminase family protein: protein MKGAGLPVKGHRATLILSIAMLVLTAVLNQPLMGWVMLMMTCATVIRFYLFRAGQTQKLSARLVNLLAVLACIALAWFSGQQGLLEIMVNLLVTGCALKLLILRQSKDFLQLTACAFFLIGCAFIFEQALSTAILLSIIVLLLLLGLQHLFAPQLAFKKQLSAIVKLGLQALPIACLLFIVMPQLPPLWGMPAGKSTQTGLSESMTPGDIASLTRSTERVFTATFKGDIPLPEQRYWRAMVLESFDGNTWSVSEYRQQQQIMAQFANPATWSEPNGNWDEYQMIVEPDGNQWLYALNVSVPANRSTAGKVIRNQDYSLSARQPVMSKQLFDLRYYEDAIRPLSGTGIDHKLNLQVPASQKNPRARDWARQLRQRYNDNHALTNAVMRYFANQGFSYTLTPGAMPQHPVDTFLFEQREGFCAHYASAMAYVLRETGIPARIVSGYQGGEAITQNALSVYQYDAHAWVEAAPDGKTWQRFDPTSMVAMSRLQYGFQQAMADQQAEVPLFSRARARDSALLGGLFSMIDTVNYQWSRWVLGFDDERQQDMLSGILGEKTTTKLALFGLAVMLFITGLLALYFIPKPAARQTDEIQRLYDSLSARLHKLTGVERANLSARQYLHTVAPHLDSQTFALFERFTAQYEEIRYVPAATQRSHYANLRSQHRILMKKLKAGMVGFRASPLTDAKGK from the coding sequence ATGAAGGGCGCAGGGCTTCCGGTCAAGGGCCATCGTGCGACCCTTATTCTCAGTATAGCCATGCTGGTACTTACCGCCGTACTTAATCAGCCACTCATGGGTTGGGTGATGCTGATGATGACCTGTGCCACCGTGATTCGGTTTTACCTGTTCCGCGCCGGACAGACACAGAAACTCAGTGCGCGACTGGTTAACCTTCTCGCGGTACTGGCATGTATCGCGCTGGCCTGGTTCAGCGGTCAGCAAGGCTTGCTGGAAATCATGGTTAATTTACTGGTGACCGGCTGTGCGCTGAAGCTGTTGATATTGCGGCAATCCAAAGATTTTTTACAGCTAACTGCCTGTGCCTTTTTTCTTATCGGCTGTGCGTTCATTTTTGAACAGGCTTTATCTACAGCCATTCTGCTAAGTATTATCGTGTTGCTGTTGTTATTAGGGCTGCAGCACTTGTTTGCGCCCCAACTAGCCTTTAAAAAACAGCTTTCTGCAATTGTGAAACTGGGGCTGCAGGCGTTACCCATCGCGTGTCTGTTATTTATTGTGATGCCACAGTTGCCACCCTTATGGGGCATGCCTGCCGGCAAAAGCACGCAAACCGGTCTGAGTGAAAGTATGACGCCGGGAGATATTGCCTCGCTGACCCGCTCTACCGAGCGTGTTTTTACCGCCACCTTCAAGGGCGATATTCCGCTTCCTGAGCAACGTTACTGGCGAGCAATGGTGCTGGAATCTTTCGATGGCAATACCTGGTCAGTGAGTGAGTATCGTCAACAACAGCAGATTATGGCTCAGTTTGCTAACCCAGCCACATGGTCTGAGCCAAACGGTAATTGGGATGAGTATCAGATGATCGTAGAGCCTGATGGAAATCAGTGGCTTTATGCGCTGAATGTATCCGTACCTGCGAACCGTTCAACCGCCGGTAAAGTTATACGAAATCAGGACTATTCACTTTCGGCGCGACAGCCTGTCATGAGCAAGCAGTTATTTGACTTACGGTATTATGAAGATGCAATACGACCTCTGTCAGGTACTGGGATCGACCATAAGCTAAACTTGCAGGTACCTGCCAGTCAGAAGAACCCCCGCGCCCGTGACTGGGCCAGGCAGTTAAGGCAACGTTACAATGATAATCACGCACTGACCAACGCAGTAATGCGTTATTTTGCTAACCAGGGGTTCTCTTATACGCTGACACCCGGGGCTATGCCCCAACATCCTGTTGATACGTTTTTATTTGAGCAGCGCGAAGGTTTTTGCGCACATTATGCCAGTGCCATGGCGTATGTGCTTCGGGAAACCGGTATTCCGGCGAGAATTGTTTCAGGGTATCAGGGCGGTGAAGCCATTACTCAGAACGCACTTAGTGTCTATCAGTACGATGCACATGCGTGGGTTGAAGCCGCCCCTGACGGTAAGACATGGCAACGCTTCGATCCCACCTCGATGGTCGCGATGTCCCGTTTGCAATACGGCTTTCAGCAAGCAATGGCAGACCAGCAGGCGGAAGTGCCATTATTCTCAAGAGCGCGGGCCCGAGACTCTGCACTATTGGGCGGGCTGTTTTCGATGATTGATACGGTTAATTATCAGTGGAGCCGCTGGGTACTGGGCTTCGATGATGAGCGTCAGCAAGATATGCTTAGTGGAATACTGGGTGAGAAAACCACCACTAAACTGGCTCTTTTCGGTCTGGCTGTGATGTTATTTATCACGGGATTACTTGCCCTTTACTTTATCCCTAAGCCTGCTGCCAGGCAGACCGATGAAATCCAGCGTCTTTACGACAGTCTGTCAGCACGGCTGCATAAATTGACGGGTGTAGAACGGGCTAATCTTTCCGCAAGACAATATCTTCACACAGTGGCGCCTCACCTGGATTCACAAACTTTTGCGCTATTTGAACGGTTTACCGCGCAATACGAAGAAATTCGTTATGTACCTGCAGCCACACAACGTAGTCACTATGCAAACTTACGCAGCCAACATCGAATTCTGATGAAAAAGCTCAAAGCGGGAATGGTCGGCTTCAGAGCTTCGCCTTTAACAGATGCAAAAGGAAAGTGA
- the fusA gene encoding elongation factor G — protein MADLSHYRNIGIFAHVDAGKTTTTERILKLTGKIHKTGEVHDGESTTDFMEQEAERGITIQSAATTCFWKDHRLNIIDTPGHVDFTVEVYRSLKVLDGGIGVFCGSGGVEPQSETNWRYANESGVARVIFVNKLDRMGADFYRVVGQIKKVLGAKPVVMTLPIGIEDDFNGIIDVLEEKAYIWDETGLPENFEVCDVPDDMKDKVAEYREELIETAVEMDDDLMMAYMDGDMPSVEDIKRCIRKGTRDLEFFPTYCGSAFKNKGVQLVLDAVLDYLPNPTEVDPQPLTDEATGEPTGEHAIVSKDEPFRALAFKIMDDRFGALTFIRVYSGVLNKGDTILNSATGKTERIGRMVEMHANDRTELTTAHAGDILAVVGMKNVQTGHTLCATSNPCTLEPMIFPEPVISIAVKPKDKGATEKMGIAIGKLVSEDPSFQVETDEDSGETILKGMGELHLDIKVDILKRTYGVELEVGQPQVAYRESITQEIDDSYTHKKQSGGSGQFGKIDYRIKPGETNSGFTFTSTVVGGNVPKEFFPAIEKGFKGMMEEGPLAGYPVLDVEIELYDGGFHAVDSSAVAFEIAAKGAYRQSMPKAGPQILEPIMKVDVFTPEDHVGDVIGDLNRRRGMIKDQEAGVTGVRIKADVPLSEMFGYIGHLRTMTSGRGQFSMEFSHYSSCPQNVADKVIEEAKARKEAK, from the coding sequence ATGGCAGACTTATCTCATTACAGAAATATTGGTATTTTCGCCCACGTAGACGCGGGGAAAACAACCACAACTGAACGTATTTTGAAACTTACCGGTAAAATCCACAAAACCGGTGAAGTACACGATGGTGAGTCAACAACTGACTTCATGGAACAGGAAGCTGAGCGTGGTATTACTATCCAGTCAGCGGCAACGACCTGTTTCTGGAAAGATCACCGTCTGAACATCATTGATACTCCTGGACACGTTGACTTCACTGTAGAAGTTTACCGTTCACTGAAAGTACTTGACGGCGGTATCGGTGTATTCTGTGGTTCTGGTGGTGTTGAGCCACAATCAGAAACCAACTGGCGCTATGCAAACGAATCAGGTGTTGCACGTGTTATCTTCGTAAACAAGCTGGACCGCATGGGTGCAGATTTTTACCGTGTAGTTGGCCAAATCAAGAAAGTTCTTGGTGCTAAGCCAGTGGTTATGACACTGCCAATCGGTATCGAAGATGATTTCAACGGCATCATCGACGTACTTGAAGAAAAAGCCTATATCTGGGACGAAACTGGTCTGCCAGAAAACTTCGAAGTATGCGATGTTCCTGACGACATGAAAGACAAGGTTGCTGAGTACCGTGAAGAGCTGATTGAAACAGCGGTAGAAATGGATGACGACCTGATGATGGCGTATATGGATGGTGACATGCCGTCTGTTGAAGACATCAAGCGTTGTATCCGTAAAGGTACCCGTGACCTTGAATTCTTTCCGACTTACTGTGGTTCTGCCTTTAAAAACAAAGGTGTTCAGCTGGTACTTGACGCGGTTCTTGATTACCTGCCTAACCCGACTGAAGTTGATCCTCAGCCTCTTACTGACGAAGCGACCGGTGAACCTACTGGCGAGCACGCGATCGTTTCTAAAGACGAGCCGTTCCGTGCATTGGCGTTCAAAATCATGGACGACCGTTTCGGTGCACTGACCTTCATCCGTGTTTACTCTGGTGTACTTAACAAGGGTGATACCATCCTTAACAGTGCAACTGGTAAAACTGAGCGTATCGGCCGTATGGTTGAAATGCACGCTAATGACCGTACAGAACTGACAACTGCACACGCAGGTGACATTCTGGCTGTTGTCGGTATGAAGAATGTACAAACTGGTCACACACTGTGTGCTACCAGCAACCCTTGTACACTTGAGCCGATGATCTTCCCTGAGCCGGTAATCTCAATCGCAGTTAAGCCTAAAGATAAAGGCGCAACTGAGAAAATGGGTATCGCTATCGGTAAACTGGTTTCTGAAGATCCGTCGTTCCAGGTTGAAACTGACGAAGATTCAGGCGAAACCATCCTGAAAGGTATGGGTGAGCTTCACCTTGATATCAAAGTAGATATCCTGAAGCGTACTTACGGCGTTGAGCTGGAAGTTGGTCAGCCACAGGTTGCTTACCGTGAATCTATCACTCAGGAAATCGACGACAGCTACACGCACAAGAAGCAGTCTGGTGGTTCTGGTCAGTTCGGTAAGATTGATTACCGCATCAAGCCGGGTGAAACTAACTCTGGTTTCACATTCACCTCAACTGTTGTTGGTGGTAACGTACCAAAAGAATTCTTCCCTGCCATTGAAAAAGGCTTCAAGGGTATGATGGAAGAAGGTCCGTTGGCGGGCTACCCGGTACTGGATGTTGAAATTGAACTGTATGACGGTGGCTTCCACGCGGTTGACTCATCAGCAGTTGCGTTCGAAATTGCAGCGAAAGGTGCATATCGTCAGTCAATGCCTAAAGCAGGTCCTCAGATTCTTGAGCCAATCATGAAAGTTGACGTGTTCACGCCTGAAGATCACGTTGGTGATGTTATCGGTGACCTGAACCGTCGTCGTGGCATGATCAAAGATCAGGAAGCGGGTGTAACTGGCGTACGTATTAAAGCAGACGTACCTCTTTCAGAAATGTTTGGTTACATCGGTCACCTGCGTACGATGACATCTGGTCGTGGTCAGTTCTCTATGGAGTTCAGCCACTACTCTTCTTGTCCGCAAAATGTTGCTGACAAAGTTATCGAAGAAGCAAAAGCACGTAAAGAAGCAAAATAA